In Piliocolobus tephrosceles isolate RC106 chromosome 10, ASM277652v3, whole genome shotgun sequence, a single window of DNA contains:
- the EMP1 gene encoding epithelial membrane protein 1, with amino-acid sequence MLVLLAGIFVVHIATVIMLFVCTIANVWMVSNAGNASVGLWKNCTNTFCNETLSYANEDALKTVQAFMILSIIFSAISLLVFMFQLFTMEKGNRFFLSGATMLVCWLCVLVGVSIYTNRYTNGYETYHGSQDHHGYSYILAWICFCFSFIIGILYLVLRKK; translated from the exons ATGTTGGTATTGCTGGCTGGTATATTTGTGGTCCACATCGCCACTGTTATTATGCTATTCGTTTGCACCATTGCCAAT GTCTGGATGGTTTCCAATGCGGGAAATGCATCAGTAGGTCTTTGGAAAAACTGTACCAACACTTTCTGCAATGAGACCCTGTCATACGCCAATGAAG ATGCCCTGAAGACAGTGCAGGCCTTCATGATTCTCTCTATCATCTTCTCTGCCATCTCTCTCCTGGTCTTCATGTTCCAGCTCTTCACCATGGAGAAGGGAAACCGGTTCTTCCTCTCGGGGGCCACCATGCTGGTGTGCT GGCTGTGCGTGCTGGTGGGGGTGTCCATCTACACTAATCGTTATACAAATGGCTATGAAACCTACCACGGGTCGCAGGATCACCACGGCTATTCCTATATCCTGGCCTGGATCTGCTTCTGCTTCAGCTTCATCATCGGCATTCTCTATTTggtcctgagaaagaaataa